In Brachypodium distachyon strain Bd21 chromosome 2, Brachypodium_distachyon_v3.0, whole genome shotgun sequence, one genomic interval encodes:
- the LOC104582873 gene encoding uncharacterized protein LOC104582873 isoform X1, whose amino-acid sequence MHRDLFQRIADAIVVHDSYFVQKRNCTGLLGHSTYQKMTAAMHILCYGVTADLIDDHLAMGESTAIKCLRRFVKAIVGIFGEEYLRAPNAQDIEHLLAMNKDRGFPGMLGSVDCMHWKWKNCPTSWHGQFTGHVHDPTIILEAVANQETWFWHAYFGMPGSCNDINVLHRSPLFSRMARGEDHPVEFEANGHKYTIPYYLADGIYPAWSTIVKPISNPQGNKRIHFTKAQAAARKDVERAFGILQSQFAIVRGPARYWDQKTLWYIMNACVIMHNMIVEDERGGVFDYVYEKMGRMVKPRRNEDRIQRFLQVYREIEDRATHEQLRDDLVEEMWNWHGRHRHDRFSCIFSMKCI is encoded by the coding sequence ATGCATAGAGATTTGTTTCAGCGTATTGCCGATGCCATTGTTGTCCATGATTCGTACTTTGTGCAAAAGAGGAATTGCACTGGATTACTTGGCCATAGTACTTATCAGAAGATGACAGCGGCAATGCATATACTTTGCTATGGTGTGACCGCTGATTTGATTGATGATCACTTGGCAATGGGAGAAAGTACAGCCATCAAGTGTTTGAGGCGCTTTGTGAAGGCCATAGTTGGGATCTTTGGGGAGGAGTACTTGAGAGCACCCAATGCACAAGATATCGAGCATCTTTTAGCAATGAACAAAGATAGAGGTTTTCCAGGTATGCTTGGTTCAGTTGATTGTATGCATTGGAAGTGGAAGAATTGTCCTACATCATGGCATGGACAGTTCACAGGACATGTGCATGATCCGACCATTATTCTTGAGGCAGTTGCAAACCAAGAGACTTGGTTTTGGCATGCTTACTTTGGGATGCCCGGTTCTTGCAATGATATCAATGTGTTGCATAGATCGCCTCTCTTCTCTAGAATGGCAAGAGGAGAAGATCACCCTGTTGAGTTTGAAGCAAATGGCCACAAGTACACCATTCCCTACTACCTTGCTGATGGCATATATCCAGCTTGGTCTACAATTGTGAAGCCAATATCAAATCCCCAAGGTAACAAAAGGATTCACTTCACAAAGGCTCAAGCTGCTGCTAGGAAGGATGTGGAGCGGGCATTTGGGATCCTTCAATCCCAATTTGCCATTGTGCGTGGACCAGCTAGGTATTGGGATCAGAAAACACTTTGGTACATCATGAATGCTTGTGTGATCATGCACAATATGATTGTGGAGGATGAGCGTGGTGGGGTGTTCGACTATGTGTATGAGAAGATGGGACGGATGGTGAAGCCACGGAGAAATGAAGATCGCATCCAGAGGTTCCTCCAAGTTTATCGAGAGATCGAAGATAGGGCGACACATGAGCAGCTTCGTGATGACCTTGTTGAGGAGATGTGGAATTGGCATGGGCGACATCGTCATGATCGATTTTCATGTATATTTTCTATGAAGTGCATTTGA
- the LOC104582873 gene encoding uncharacterized protein LOC104582873 isoform X2 codes for MASKAKLGELMWEHRLRAAAVVAFLAAAVVSISAVGPRLSAVVSFFWPLLVSTAFFLVAITVLLRISPPPAGADESGKDLIDFVAGCRPEHLVPLPEASTTVEVPPEPEI; via the coding sequence ATGGCGTCTAAGGCGAAGCTCGGCGAGCTAATGTGGGAGCACAGGCTGCGTGCGGCGGCCGTGGTGGCGTTCCTCGCGGCCGCTGTGGTGTCGATCTCCGCCGTCGGCCCCAGGCTCAGCGCCGTGGTCTCCTTCTTCTGGCCTCTGCTCGTCTCCACGGCCTTCTTCCTCGTGGCCATCACCGTGCTGCTCCGGATCTCGCCcccacccgccggcgccgacgaatCCGGCAAGGATCTGATCGACTTcgtcgccgggtgccgccCGGAGCACCTCGTCCCGCTCCCGGAGGCGTCCACCACCGTGGAGGTGCCGCCGGAGCCAGAGATCTAG